One window from the genome of Magnolia sinica isolate HGM2019 chromosome 4, MsV1, whole genome shotgun sequence encodes:
- the LOC131242819 gene encoding auxin response factor 12-like isoform X2, with amino-acid sequence MECVCKCKEACCRKEKNQLFLGTRCANQPQTVMSVLSSDSMHIGLLAAAAHAAAANSRFTIFYNPGASPFEFVIPLAKYAKAVYHTRVSVGMRFRMLFETEESSVRRLK; translated from the exons ATGGAGTGTGTTTGCAAGTGCAAAGAGGCTTGTTGCAG GAAAGAAAAGAATCAGTTATTCCTTGGAACCCGGTGTGCTAATCAGCCACAAACAGTCATGTCGGTTTTATCAAGTGATAGCATGCATATAGGGCTCCTTGCTGCAGCAGCTCATGCAGCCGCCGCAAATAGTCGTTTCACTATTTTTTATAACCCAGG GGCAAGCCCATTTGAATTTGTCATACCTCTAGCCAAATATGCTAAAGCAGTCTACCACACCCGTGTTTCAGTTGGCATGCGCTTTCGGATGCTATTTGAGACAGAAGAGTCAAGTGTGCGTCG GCTAAAATAA
- the LOC131242819 gene encoding auxin response factor 12-like isoform X1, whose product MKLPKQGQPKRHLLTTGWSVFASAKRLVAGDSVLFIWKEKNQLFLGTRCANQPQTVMSVLSSDSMHIGLLAAAAHAAAANSRFTIFYNPGASPFEFVIPLAKYAKAVYHTRVSVGMRFRMLFETEESSVRRLK is encoded by the exons ATGAAGTTACCCAAGCAAG GTCAGCCTAAGCGGCATCTTCTTACAACTGGATGGAGTGTGTTTGCAAGTGCAAAGAGGCTTGTTGCAGGTGATTCAGTCCTTTTCATCTG GAAAGAAAAGAATCAGTTATTCCTTGGAACCCGGTGTGCTAATCAGCCACAAACAGTCATGTCGGTTTTATCAAGTGATAGCATGCATATAGGGCTCCTTGCTGCAGCAGCTCATGCAGCCGCCGCAAATAGTCGTTTCACTATTTTTTATAACCCAGG GGCAAGCCCATTTGAATTTGTCATACCTCTAGCCAAATATGCTAAAGCAGTCTACCACACCCGTGTTTCAGTTGGCATGCGCTTTCGGATGCTATTTGAGACAGAAGAGTCAAGTGTGCGTCG GCTAAAATAA